The window CATGGCGCTGATCTGGACCTGATGTTCATGATCGGCGCCCTGATAGGCCAGCAGGATTTCCGACACGATGCGCCGCAGACGCTGCTCGGGCGACAAGCCCGTCACATCGACCGTGCAGACCCGGTCGCGCAGCGCGCTGAGATAGGTATCAAGGAGGCCGAACAACACGGCATCCTTGCTGTCGTAGTAATGGTAGATATTCGCCTTGGAGATTCCGCATTCGCGCGCGAGCTGGGTCATCGACGCACGGTCGAACCCCTCCTCGGCAAAGACTTTCGCCGCGGATTTCAGGATCTGGGCGCGCTTGTGGTCGTGGTCTTTTGCGATGGTGCGGGCCAAGCCGGGTTACTCCTTGCTGCGGTTGTCGACGACGCGCTTGGCCTTGCCCTGGCTGCGCTCCACCGATCCCGGCTCGCCTACAATGATCTCGCTTGAGACGCCAACCATATCCTTGATCCGCTTGGTCAGCATCCGCGCGGCTGCGGTCTTGCTGAGTTCGTCGGCGGCATCCGGGTTGGCCTCCACATAAACCCGCATCGCGTCCATGCGGCCGGATTTATACAGCTCAATCTGGTAGTAAGGCGCCAGCCCGCCGGTGGCCAAGAGCTGCTCTTCGACCTGGCTGGGGAACACATTGACACCGCGCAGGATGATCATGTCGTCGCTGCGGCCGGTGATCTTCTCCATGCGCCGCATCGTGCGCGCGGTGCCCGGCAGCAGGCGGGTCAGGTCGCGGGTGCGGTAGCGCACCATCGGCAGGCCTTCCTTGGTCAGCGTGGTGAACACCAGCTCACCCAGCTCGCCATCCGGCAGCACCTCGCCGGTCTGCGGGTCAATGATCTCCGGCAGGAAGTGGTCCTCCCAGATCACCGGGCCATCCTTGGTCTCGACGCATTCATTGGCGACACCCGGCCCCATGATTTCGCTGAGCCCGTAGATATCGACCGCATGCATGTCAAACGCCGCCTCGACCTCCTTGCGCATCGCGTCGGTCCAGGGTTCGGCCCCGAACACCCCCACCTTGAGCGAGCACTCGCGCGGATCCATGCCGACCTTGTGGTACTGCTCCAGAATGTTGAGCATATAGGAGGGCGTCACCATGATGCCGTCAGGTTTGAAATCGGTGATCAGCCCGACCTGCTTTTCGGTCTGCCCGCCCGACATCGGAACGACAGTGGCGCCCAGCCGTTCGATCCCGTAATGCGCGCCAAGGCCGCCGGTGAACAGGCCATAGCCGTAGGCGTTATGCACCATGTCACCCTTGCGCAGGCCCGAGGCACGCAAGCTGCGCGCCACCAGATCGGCCCAGTTGCTGATATCATTCGCCGTATAGCCCACAACGGTCGGTTTGCCGGTGGTGCCGGAGGACGCGTGCAGGCGGATGATTTCACTGCGCGGCACCGCAAACAGGCCGAACGGGTAGTTGTCCCGCAGGTCGTTCTTATAGGTGAAGGGGAACTTCGCCAGATCCGAGAGCTGTTGTAGATCGTCGGGATGCACCCCTGCCTCGTCAAAGCGCGCCTTATACATCGGCACGTTGTCATAGGCGTGACGCAGCGACCATTTCAGCCGCGTGAGCTGAAGGTCGCGGATTTTGTCGATCGAGGCGATCTCGATCGGGTCCAGATCAGCCTTCTTCGGGCTCAGGTCTTCCATGGCGTTCTCCACAGCTTGTCTTTGCAATAGGGCTTAGTCATCAAACAGCTGGCCCTTTATCGCCCGGGAAAAGCCCCGGAATTCGGCGATCTGCTGGCCGTCCTGATTGGTCACTGTCACGTCATAAATACCGCTGCGCCCGGTCAGGGAAATCTCGCGCGCCTTGGCGATCAGCGTATCGCCCAGCCGTCCGGGCGCGGTGAAGCTGATCACATTGTGCTGCGCCACGGTCGACTGGTTGCGGCTGTTGCAGGCAAAGGCAAAGGCGCTGTCGGCCAGCATGAAGGTAACACCGCCGTGGCAGATGCCATGGCCGTTGCAGTGATGCTGGGCGATGGTCAGCTCCAGCGTGGCCTCGCCCTCATCCACATGGGTGATCTCCATCCCCGCCCATTTGGACGCATGGTCTTCGGCCCACATGGCAGCGGCGGATTTCTCGGCACGTTCTTTCGGGGTCATGGTCATTTGCCCTTGAACACAGGTGCGCGTTTTTCCAGGAAGCTGGCGACGCCTTCCGCATAATCGGCGCTTTCGCCGCAGGTCTTCATCGCGTCCGCCTCGATCTCCAGGTGGTCAGACAGCGTGTTGACCGCCGCCGCCTGAATGCACTGTTTGGTCAGCCCCAGGCCCAGCGTCGGGCCATTTGCGAATTTCTCTGCCATCGCGCGGGCCTCGGTCATCAGGTCGCCGTCCGGCAGCGCCTTCCAGATCAGGCCCCAGTCTTCGGCCTTCTTGGCCGGCAGCGGCTCGGCGGTCAGTGCCAGCCCCTTGGCGCGCGCCTCGCCCAGCAGCCGCGGCAGATGCCAGCTACCGCCGGTATCGGGGATCAGCCCGACCTTGGAAAACGACTGGATGAACTTGGCGCTTTCCGCCGCCAGCACCACGTCGCAGGCCAGCGCCAGATTGGCCCCTGCCCCGGCCGCCACGCCATTGACGGCACAGATCACCGGGAGGTCCAGCGAGCGGATGAGGTTCACAAGTGGCGCGTAAAAGGTCCGCACCGTATGCCCAAGATCGGGGGGACCATCCATCTTGCGCGGGTCGCGGTCGCCGAGATCCTGACCTGCACAAAAGCCACGGCCAGCGCCGGTCAGCAACACTGCACGGGCGCCGCTGTCGCGCGCGGCTTCAAGGGCGGCGCGCAAGGCGTGGTGCATCTCTTCGTTGAAAGAGTTCAGCCGGTCCGGGCGGTTCAGGGTGATTTCCACCCAGTTTTCGTGGTCCTTCACCAGCAGCGTCTCAGACATCACAGCGCCTCCCTCGTACATGTGTTAACAAAGACCTTGCATAAACCGACCGGTTGGTCAATATATTTGAAGCTTCTCACCTCAGACCGAACCACATTGGTTCAGATGCAAAGGATCGCGCTCATGAGCCTTCTTGATGTTTCCAGCTTTGTTGCGGGCCAATGGGTTGCACCGGGGGCTGGCGCGCGCAACATCGCCAGCGCCATTACCGGCGCACCTCTCGCCCAGGCCGGCAATGATGCGCTGGATGTGCAGGCGATGCTCGACCATGCCCGCACGGTGGGCGGTCCCTCTTTACGCAAGCTGACATTCCACGACCGCGCCCGGATGCTGAAGGCGCTGGCAGGCCACCTGAACCAGCACAAGCAGGCGCTCTATGATCTCAGCTTTGACACCGGTGCCACCCAGTCCGACCACATGATCGACATCGACGGCGGCATCGGCACCATGTTCGTCTTCGCCTCCAAGGGGCGCCGCGAAATGCCGGACGGGCATGTTTATCTGGACGGCGATGTGGAGCAGCTCTCCCGCAACGGCACCTTCCTCGGTCAGCATATCTGCACGCCTTTGCAAGGGGTTGCAGTGCATATCAACGCCTTCAACTTCCCGGTCTGGGGGATGCTGGAGAAGCTGGCGCCGACCCTGCTCGCGGGGGTTCCAGCCATCGTGAAACCGGCGACCGCCACCTGCTATGTCACCGAGCTGGCGGTGCGGCTGATGCTGGACTCGGGCCTCCTGCCCGACGGGGCACTACAGCTGGTGTCCGGCGGCCTCGGTGACATGCTGGACCATCTGACCATGCAGGATGTGGTCAGTTTCACCGGCTCGGCGCAGACCGCGCTGAAGCTGCGGGCGAACCCGGTGATCCTGGAAAACTCGGTCCGTTTCGTGGCCGAACAGGACAGCCTCAACGCGTCGATCCTGGGACCGGACGCGCAGCCCGGCACGCCGGAGTTTGACCTGTTCGTCAAGGAGGTCAGCCGTGAGATGACCACCAAGGCAGGTCAGAAATGCACCGCCATCCGCCGCATCATCGCGCCGCAGGCGCAGGTGGACGCGGTGATCGAGGCGCTCTCTGCCCGCCTGGCCAAAACCCAGATCGGCGACCCGCGTCTGGAAACCACCCGCATGGGCGCGCTGGTCTCCAACAGCCAGAAGCGTGACGTGCTGGAAAAGGCGGAGATCATCGGCCAGGAAGCTGAGCGCGTCTTTGGTGATCCCGAG of the Phaeobacter sp. A36a-5a genome contains:
- the paaZ gene encoding phenylacetic acid degradation bifunctional protein PaaZ, which gives rise to MSLLDVSSFVAGQWVAPGAGARNIASAITGAPLAQAGNDALDVQAMLDHARTVGGPSLRKLTFHDRARMLKALAGHLNQHKQALYDLSFDTGATQSDHMIDIDGGIGTMFVFASKGRREMPDGHVYLDGDVEQLSRNGTFLGQHICTPLQGVAVHINAFNFPVWGMLEKLAPTLLAGVPAIVKPATATCYVTELAVRLMLDSGLLPDGALQLVSGGLGDMLDHLTMQDVVSFTGSAQTALKLRANPVILENSVRFVAEQDSLNASILGPDAQPGTPEFDLFVKEVSREMTTKAGQKCTAIRRIIAPQAQVDAVIEALSARLAKTQIGDPRLETTRMGALVSNSQKRDVLEKAEIIGQEAERVFGDPENFTVDGADSDNGAFVPPMLFHCADPDHAQRIHDTEAFGPVSTIIGYRDLSHAIALANRGEGSLVASVITHDTEVAREVALGAGAYHGRLYFNNRDSMKESTGHGSPLPHMVHGGPGRAGGGEELGGVRGVKHYMQRTAIQGSPDILSAIGKTWVPGGTEIKGPAHPFTRKFGELAIGETLHTAPRTVTLEDIETFAHFTGDTFYAHMDDAAAKRNPFFPGRVAHGYLLLSFAAGMFVQPDEGPVLANTGLDSLRFMKPVSAGDSIRVRLTVKKKTPRNEDYGEVRWHVTLTNQDDEIAAEYELLTMNAF
- the paaI gene encoding hydroxyphenylacetyl-CoA thioesterase PaaI, which codes for MTPKERAEKSAAAMWAEDHASKWAGMEITHVDEGEATLELTIAQHHCNGHGICHGGVTFMLADSAFAFACNSRNQSTVAQHNVISFTAPGRLGDTLIAKAREISLTGRSGIYDVTVTNQDGQQIAEFRGFSRAIKGQLFDD
- the paaK gene encoding phenylacetate--CoA ligase PaaK, which encodes MEDLSPKKADLDPIEIASIDKIRDLQLTRLKWSLRHAYDNVPMYKARFDEAGVHPDDLQQLSDLAKFPFTYKNDLRDNYPFGLFAVPRSEIIRLHASSGTTGKPTVVGYTANDISNWADLVARSLRASGLRKGDMVHNAYGYGLFTGGLGAHYGIERLGATVVPMSGGQTEKQVGLITDFKPDGIMVTPSYMLNILEQYHKVGMDPRECSLKVGVFGAEPWTDAMRKEVEAAFDMHAVDIYGLSEIMGPGVANECVETKDGPVIWEDHFLPEIIDPQTGEVLPDGELGELVFTTLTKEGLPMVRYRTRDLTRLLPGTARTMRRMEKITGRSDDMIILRGVNVFPSQVEEQLLATGGLAPYYQIELYKSGRMDAMRVYVEANPDAADELSKTAAARMLTKRIKDMVGVSSEIIVGEPGSVERSQGKAKRVVDNRSKE
- a CDS encoding TetR/AcrR family transcriptional regulator: MARTIAKDHDHKRAQILKSAAKVFAEEGFDRASMTQLARECGISKANIYHYYDSKDAVLFGLLDTYLSALRDRVCTVDVTGLSPEQRLRRIVSEILLAYQGADHEHQVQISAMGALPEAQQKLLRAYQRELVQLVSDALAGVAAPTIARDPARLRAVTMSVFGMLNWYYMWNSGAGPEAREDYAQMVADLTMNGIRAL
- the paaG gene encoding 2-(1,2-epoxy-1,2-dihydrophenyl)acetyl-CoA isomerase PaaG, translated to MSETLLVKDHENWVEITLNRPDRLNSFNEEMHHALRAALEAARDSGARAVLLTGAGRGFCAGQDLGDRDPRKMDGPPDLGHTVRTFYAPLVNLIRSLDLPVICAVNGVAAGAGANLALACDVVLAAESAKFIQSFSKVGLIPDTGGSWHLPRLLGEARAKGLALTAEPLPAKKAEDWGLIWKALPDGDLMTEARAMAEKFANGPTLGLGLTKQCIQAAAVNTLSDHLEIEADAMKTCGESADYAEGVASFLEKRAPVFKGK